The following are encoded together in the Acaryochloris thomasi RCC1774 genome:
- a CDS encoding response regulator: MAKSESPVRVLLVDDEAIVRYGLKAVARCTAEIEIVGEACDGEDAIAKAKSLQPDVVLMDISMPLMNGVAATGHICRALPGVKIMILTTHDDVQHLTEAMQQGAVGYLLKNTPPEDFVQSIQSAYKGYMQFGPGLGQKLLQQRQPVTRQTQLDKLVDVTPREQDVLKLICEGASNREIAQALHITEKTVKNHVSSILSQVGVKSRTQLAIWVNNGGAHSSQLLSV; the protein is encoded by the coding sequence ATGGCGAAATCTGAGAGTCCAGTTCGAGTTTTATTGGTGGATGATGAAGCAATTGTCCGCTATGGGCTTAAAGCTGTTGCTCGATGTACTGCGGAGATAGAGATCGTTGGGGAGGCTTGCGATGGTGAAGATGCGATCGCAAAAGCTAAATCACTTCAGCCTGACGTCGTTCTCATGGATATCAGTATGCCTTTGATGAATGGTGTTGCGGCAACTGGACACATTTGTCGAGCACTGCCAGGCGTGAAGATTATGATTCTAACGACACATGATGATGTTCAACATTTAACAGAGGCGATGCAGCAGGGCGCAGTGGGATACTTGCTCAAGAATACGCCGCCTGAAGATTTTGTCCAAAGTATCCAAAGTGCTTATAAAGGCTACATGCAGTTTGGCCCTGGTTTAGGTCAAAAGCTCCTGCAGCAACGCCAGCCCGTGACCCGTCAGACACAGCTTGATAAGCTAGTGGATGTAACGCCTCGAGAGCAGGATGTGTTGAAGCTAATTTGCGAGGGGGCGAGCAACCGAGAGATTGCTCAAGCACTTCACATCACTGAAAAGACAGTCAAAAATCATGTCAGCAGTATTTTGAGCCAGGTTGGTGTGAAGTCGCGGACGCAGCTTGCGATTTGGGTTAATAACGGCGGCGCTCACTCTTCTCAGCTTTTATCTGTCTGA
- a CDS encoding IS110 family transposase, translating to MIDTKCWVGIDVSKQTLDVHIRPSGHIFQYANEKDGIDALVASLESVSIERIVLEATGGMELPAAVELSQSGIAVAVVNPRQTRDFAKATGQIAKTDTIDAAVLAHFAEAIQPETRPLASEESQLLGELVTRRHQIVDMITAEKNRLAAMHGPMKAHIEQHIEWLKKQLDELDEQLQKTIRKTPVWCEQAKLLKSVPGVGEVLSSVLLADLPELGKLDSRKIACLVGLAPLNRDSGKSRGKRMIWGGRSRVRTALYMPTLVAIRYNPVLKTFYERLVGQGKPKKVALTACMRKLLVILNAMVKSNQRWNPEIAGGA from the coding sequence ATGATTGACACAAAATGTTGGGTAGGGATTGATGTCTCCAAACAGACCTTGGATGTTCACATTCGTCCTAGTGGCCACATCTTCCAATACGCTAATGAAAAAGATGGCATTGATGCCCTTGTCGCCTCCCTTGAATCTGTCTCAATTGAGCGGATTGTATTAGAAGCAACAGGTGGTATGGAGCTACCTGCAGCAGTGGAACTGAGCCAATCTGGTATAGCTGTCGCTGTGGTTAATCCCCGGCAGACCAGAGATTTTGCTAAAGCAACGGGACAGATTGCCAAGACAGATACGATTGATGCGGCAGTACTGGCCCACTTTGCAGAAGCGATCCAGCCTGAGACCAGACCTCTAGCGAGTGAAGAGAGTCAGCTTCTCGGTGAGTTGGTAACACGACGTCATCAAATTGTAGATATGATCACCGCTGAGAAGAATCGCTTAGCGGCCATGCATGGTCCTATGAAGGCGCATATTGAGCAGCATATCGAATGGCTCAAGAAGCAACTTGATGAGTTAGATGAGCAGCTTCAGAAAACGATTCGTAAAACCCCCGTATGGTGTGAGCAGGCAAAGTTGCTCAAGAGCGTTCCTGGTGTTGGAGAGGTGTTGTCTTCAGTACTGCTTGCCGATTTGCCCGAACTTGGAAAGCTTGATTCGAGGAAAATTGCTTGTCTAGTCGGTTTAGCTCCGCTTAATCGAGACAGTGGAAAGTCCCGGGGGAAGCGGATGATCTGGGGCGGGCGGAGCCGAGTCCGCACTGCTCTGTATATGCCAACTTTAGTTGCTATTCGCTATAACCCCGTTCTCAAAACTTTCTATGAACGTTTGGTTGGACAAGGTAAGCCCAAGAAAGTAGCATTGACAGCCTGTATGCGGAAGCTCTTGGTGATTTTAAATGCCATGGTCAAAAGCAATCAGCGATGGAATCCCGAAATAGCAGGGGGAGCTTGA
- a CDS encoding 6-pyruvoyl trahydropterin synthase family protein: MQCIINRRAEFSASHRYWLPELSELGNVQQFGKGSQFPGHGHNYVLYVSMLGDLDQYGMVLNLSDVKKVIAQEVTDHLNYAFLNEVWPEFKQTLPATEHIAKVIWQRLAPHLPLLKIQLFEHPKLWATYEGSGMEATLTVGTHFSAAHRLALPDLSYEENCEIYGKCARPNGHGHNYHLEVTVTGDIDPKTGMIVDLVALEKAVDEAVIEPFDHTFLNKDIPFFATVVPTAENIAVHISHLLQEPIRQLGAQLHRIKLIESPNNSCEILCSSVAEPVVTAANEAVLAS; the protein is encoded by the coding sequence ATGCAGTGTATTATTAATCGCCGTGCCGAATTCTCCGCCAGCCATCGTTACTGGCTGCCTGAATTATCAGAGCTGGGCAACGTGCAGCAATTTGGTAAGGGAAGTCAGTTCCCTGGCCATGGGCATAACTACGTTCTATACGTCTCAATGCTGGGCGATCTCGATCAGTACGGCATGGTCTTAAACCTGTCTGATGTTAAGAAGGTCATTGCCCAAGAAGTAACCGACCATCTGAACTACGCCTTTCTCAACGAGGTCTGGCCAGAGTTTAAGCAGACCTTACCCGCCACTGAACACATCGCGAAAGTCATCTGGCAGCGATTAGCGCCACATCTGCCGCTGCTTAAAATTCAACTTTTTGAACATCCCAAGCTTTGGGCTACCTATGAAGGATCTGGTATGGAAGCAACTCTCACCGTGGGCACTCACTTCAGCGCAGCACATCGGCTAGCGCTCCCGGACTTAAGCTACGAAGAGAACTGTGAAATCTATGGCAAGTGCGCCCGACCCAATGGTCACGGACACAACTATCACCTAGAAGTTACGGTGACTGGCGATATTGATCCGAAAACCGGCATGATTGTGGACTTAGTCGCTCTCGAAAAAGCCGTAGATGAGGCTGTGATTGAGCCTTTTGACCATACTTTTTTGAACAAAGATATTCCGTTCTTTGCAACGGTGGTGCCCACAGCCGAGAATATTGCCGTGCATATCTCTCACCTGCTACAGGAACCGATTCGTCAGTTAGGTGCCCAACTTCATCGCATTAAGCTCATAGAAAGTCCCAACAATTCCTGTGAGATTCTGTGTTCCTCTGTGGCCGAGCCCGTTGTCACAGCAGCAAATGAAGCCGTTCTTGCCTCTTAG
- a CDS encoding class I SAM-dependent methyltransferase: protein MGKLQRQILQTAVRQLIGDQNQHLYHSLDWAQACAAFQQRELQYPDYYAQDFHGIKGGYLTPVAAVTYDAVTALASPPSEEGLRHQLIQQVAGQPRHILDLGCGTGSTTVKLKQAFPTATVIGVDLSPYMLVMASRKAQAAGISIEWQQGLAETTHREPGRFDLITASMLFHELPPSQSQLVLREALRLCKPGGQVLTLDGNQTQLRRLDWLIQLFREPYSKLYAAESVEDWMQSLGYRTQPTRYVGWIHQINVGYKP from the coding sequence GTGGGTAAGCTTCAACGCCAGATTTTGCAAACCGCTGTGCGGCAACTGATCGGCGACCAAAATCAGCACCTCTACCATAGTCTTGACTGGGCACAAGCCTGTGCAGCATTTCAACAAAGGGAGCTGCAGTACCCCGATTATTATGCTCAGGATTTTCACGGCATTAAAGGGGGCTATTTAACGCCTGTGGCGGCGGTCACCTACGATGCAGTAACGGCGCTAGCCTCTCCTCCCAGCGAAGAGGGATTGAGACATCAACTGATTCAACAGGTAGCTGGACAGCCTCGGCACATTCTCGACCTCGGCTGTGGAACAGGTTCAACAACAGTAAAGCTGAAGCAGGCTTTCCCGACGGCAACGGTGATAGGCGTAGATTTATCGCCATACATGCTCGTGATGGCTAGCCGCAAGGCACAGGCAGCGGGCATCAGTATTGAGTGGCAGCAGGGACTGGCAGAGACAACCCACCGAGAACCAGGTCGTTTCGATTTGATTACAGCGTCGATGCTGTTCCATGAGCTGCCGCCGAGCCAGTCTCAATTGGTTTTGCGCGAGGCTTTACGTCTTTGTAAACCAGGGGGGCAGGTACTGACGCTAGACGGAAACCAAACCCAACTTCGACGCTTGGATTGGCTGATTCAACTCTTTCGAGAACCCTACTCTAAGTTGTATGCGGCAGAGTCAGTAGAAGATTGGATGCAGTCTCTTGGCTATCGGACACAACCCACCCGTTACGTGGGCTGGATTCACCAAATTAATGTAGGTTATAAACCCTAA
- a CDS encoding pyridoxamine 5'-phosphate oxidase family protein, with product MAKFYSELTDQLIEFIGKQQIFFTASAPESGRANLSPKGMDTFRCLSSREVAYLDLTGSGNETSAHLQQNGRLTMMFCSFTGSPLILRLYGQGRVLHVGDLDWPDYLRHFEALPGQRQIITLAIASIQTSCGFGVPQYDFIGHRDQLLQWAEKKGEDGLKEYRTTKNQTSIDGLPTGLQES from the coding sequence ATGGCTAAATTTTATTCTGAACTCACCGATCAGCTTATAGAATTTATTGGAAAGCAGCAGATTTTTTTCACTGCTTCTGCACCTGAATCAGGGCGCGCCAATTTATCTCCCAAGGGGATGGATACCTTTCGATGCTTGAGTTCGCGTGAGGTGGCCTATCTGGATCTAACGGGCAGCGGCAACGAAACCAGCGCTCATCTGCAGCAGAACGGTCGGCTAACGATGATGTTCTGTAGCTTTACGGGTTCGCCACTCATTTTGAGACTTTATGGTCAAGGACGGGTGCTTCACGTCGGCGATCTAGACTGGCCTGATTATTTACGGCATTTTGAGGCGTTACCTGGGCAGAGGCAAATTATTACACTTGCGATCGCATCCATTCAGACCTCCTGCGGCTTCGGCGTGCCTCAATATGACTTCATCGGGCATCGGGATCAGCTTTTGCAGTGGGCTGAGAAGAAGGGAGAAGACGGATTAAAAGAGTATCGAACGACTAAAAATCAAACAAGTATCGATGGTTTACCGACGGGACTACAGGAAAGCTGA
- a CDS encoding ELWxxDGT repeat protein has protein sequence MESNDTFLTATQASIGPGNNSQSTQNGTVIKSPDVIKMQRLQTSVSPILFIDSAVDNVDTLIEGVQPGIKVVLLRSDHDGVEQITETLRSQSGISELHIVSHGSPGCLYLGNTELSLETLSHYAQTISGWKELSDASALYLYGCNLAAGDAGAEFIERLHHIAHMPIAASRTKTGNSALGGNWQLEVRVGRQNREFQQPFTAKAKASYSGIFTSAQLVRDINPNGGSYPSGYNAVEVDGQLFFTADDGTSGRELWVSDGTTEGTQLLRDINPDNSSNNYYYYSPSPSNLTEVNGTLFFTANDGTTGSELWVSDGTTEGTQLVQDINPSSDNYPAPYNFIDVDGRLFFTASDGATGRELWVSDGTTEGTQLVRDINPSSDNYPTPNNFIEVGGKLFFTASDGATGRELWVSDGTTEGTQLVRDINPSSDNYPAPYNFIEVDGKLFFTASDGTTGQELWVSDGTTEGTQLVRDINPSSDNYPAPYNFIEVDGKLFFTASDGTTGRELWVSDGTTEGTQLVRDINPSSNSYPAPYNFIEVDGKLFFTASDGTTGQELWVSDGTTEGTQLVRDINPSSNSYPAPYNFIEVDGKLFFTADDGTTGRELWVSDGTTEGTQLVRDINPDNSGDGYYSYAAPYNLTAVGGLLFFTADDGASGRELWISDGTTEGTQLFQDINPGSDGSSPSNFNVVGNQLFFTANDGTTGEELWTLSVPSNIVAGDDDNNILNGTAEADFINGVGGNDIIRGRNGSDIINGGSDDDALFGNRGNDALNGNSGNDQVFGDRGDDTLQGGAGNDVLNGGGGNDTVIVNDFSGVDSFDGGAGTDLIRFQPTDGRNLTIFLAQGSVGDGRSGGQLFENFEQIETGRGDDRLLGDDQANSLNSGAGNDTILGGNGRDTLFGGSDQDELFGEAGRDELIGGIDSDTLIGGGGADILTGGQGSDVLIGDGGADIFRFGGELLEGQADVDTIENFQTQDSFDFTDYLGAGGSIEATRVTPGLLRLDLNGEDIVNVFGNQSSLNAAESQLADLS, from the coding sequence ATGGAATCTAACGATACTTTTTTGACAGCAACACAAGCCAGTATTGGTCCTGGAAATAACAGTCAATCCACTCAGAATGGAACAGTTATCAAAAGCCCAGACGTTATTAAGATGCAACGCCTTCAGACTTCCGTATCACCTATTTTATTTATAGATTCAGCAGTAGACAATGTAGACACGTTAATTGAGGGTGTCCAACCTGGCATCAAGGTCGTTCTATTACGCTCTGACCATGATGGAGTTGAACAAATTACCGAGACACTGCGTTCGCAATCGGGTATCAGCGAACTTCACATTGTTTCTCACGGTTCACCTGGTTGTCTATATCTGGGCAATACAGAGTTAAGTCTAGAAACTCTCAGCCATTATGCTCAAACAATTTCAGGCTGGAAAGAGTTGTCCGATGCTTCTGCACTGTATTTATACGGCTGTAATCTCGCAGCCGGTGATGCTGGAGCTGAGTTTATTGAAAGACTGCATCATATTGCCCACATGCCCATCGCAGCTTCTCGCACAAAGACAGGTAATAGTGCATTAGGCGGAAATTGGCAGCTAGAGGTTAGAGTTGGTCGTCAAAACAGAGAATTTCAGCAGCCTTTTACAGCAAAGGCAAAAGCTTCCTACTCTGGCATTTTTACCAGTGCTCAACTCGTTCGAGATATCAACCCGAATGGTGGCAGCTATCCAAGCGGATACAACGCTGTTGAGGTTGACGGGCAGCTCTTTTTCACGGCTGATGATGGCACATCGGGACGCGAACTATGGGTCAGTGACGGGACAACCGAAGGCACTCAGCTTCTCAGAGATATCAACCCAGACAACAGCAGCAACAACTATTACTACTATTCACCTTCTCCATCCAATCTCACAGAAGTAAATGGAACGCTCTTCTTCACAGCCAACGATGGCACAACAGGAAGTGAATTATGGGTTAGCGATGGCACCACGGAAGGAACGCAACTGGTCCAAGATATCAATCCCAGCAGCGATAACTATCCTGCCCCCTATAATTTCATCGACGTGGATGGAAGGCTCTTTTTCACGGCCAGCGATGGAGCAACAGGACGGGAGCTATGGGTCAGCGATGGAACCACAGAAGGAACGCAACTGGTCAGAGACATCAATCCCAGCAGCGATAACTATCCAACACCAAATAATTTTATCGAAGTAGGTGGAAAGCTCTTTTTCACGGCCAGCGATGGAGCAACAGGACGGGAGCTGTGGGTCAGCGATGGAACCACAGAAGGAACACAACTGGTCAGAGACATCAATCCCAGCAGCGATAACTATCCTGCCCCCTATAACTTCATTGAAGTAGATGGAAAGCTCTTTTTCACGGCCAGCGATGGCACAACGGGACAGGAGCTATGGGTCAGCGATGGAACCACAGAAGGAACACAACTGGTCAGAGACATCAATCCCAGCAGTGATAACTATCCTGCCCCCTATAATTTCATTGAAGTAGATGGAAAGCTCTTCTTCACGGCCAGCGATGGCACAACGGGACGGGAGTTATGGGTCAGCGATGGAACCACAGAAGGAACGCAACTAGTCAGAGACATCAATCCCAGCAGCAACAGTTATCCTGCCCCCTATAACTTCATCGAAGTAGATGGAAAGCTCTTCTTCACGGCCAGCGATGGCACAACGGGACAGGAGTTATGGGTCAGCGATGGAACCACAGAAGGAACACAACTGGTCAGAGACATCAATCCCAGCAGCAACAGTTATCCTGCCCCCTATAATTTCATCGAAGTAGATGGAAAGCTCTTCTTCACGGCTGATGATGGCACAACGGGACGGGAGCTATGGGTCAGCGATGGAACCACAGAAGGAACACAACTGGTCAGAGATATTAATCCAGACAACAGCGGTGACGGCTATTACAGCTATGCAGCACCCTATAACTTAACTGCAGTAGGCGGCCTTCTATTCTTTACGGCTGATGATGGCGCCTCCGGCCGTGAGCTTTGGATCAGTGACGGCACCACAGAGGGAACCCAATTGTTCCAAGACATTAATCCTGGGAGTGATGGATCTAGCCCAAGCAACTTCAACGTTGTTGGTAACCAACTATTCTTTACCGCTAATGATGGAACAACGGGGGAAGAATTATGGACATTGTCTGTTCCATCCAACATTGTTGCGGGGGATGACGACAACAATATCCTCAATGGAACGGCTGAAGCTGACTTCATTAATGGTGTTGGGGGTAATGATATTATTCGTGGCCGCAATGGTAGCGACATTATCAATGGTGGCAGTGACGATGATGCACTATTCGGGAATCGCGGGAATGATGCCCTCAATGGAAATTCTGGCAATGACCAGGTCTTCGGGGATCGAGGTGATGACACATTACAGGGGGGAGCAGGTAATGACGTCTTAAACGGTGGCGGTGGCAATGATACTGTAATCGTTAACGATTTCAGCGGAGTTGACTCTTTCGATGGTGGTGCTGGCACTGATCTAATTCGCTTCCAGCCGACTGACGGTCGTAACCTAACTATCTTCCTCGCGCAAGGCTCTGTTGGAGATGGCCGAAGTGGTGGCCAGCTTTTTGAAAACTTTGAGCAGATTGAAACGGGCCGTGGAGATGATCGCTTACTGGGTGACGATCAAGCCAATAGTCTTAATAGCGGCGCAGGTAATGACACTATCTTAGGCGGCAATGGCAGAGATACTCTTTTCGGCGGCAGTGATCAAGATGAGCTGTTTGGAGAAGCTGGTCGAGACGAACTGATCGGTGGTATTGATAGCGATACGCTCATCGGTGGTGGAGGTGCGGACATCCTTACAGGCGGCCAGGGTAGTGATGTTCTGATAGGCGACGGAGGCGCTGATATCTTCCGGTTTGGGGGAGAGTTGCTGGAGGGTCAGGCTGACGTTGACACGATTGAGAACTTCCAGACTCAAGACTCATTTGATTTCACGGACTATCTAGGTGCTGGAGGCTCAATTGAAGCCACCAGAGTCACACCAGGCTTGCTGCGTCTTGATCTCAATGGTGAGGATATCGTAAACGTTTTTGGTAATCAGAGCAGTCTGAATGCTGCAGAGTCTCAACTGGCAGACCTCTCTTAA
- a CDS encoding TIGR03032 family protein, giving the protein MNASVTKLPIQEEAASSDAARREVRYEYSDNLVPILGQLGTSLILSTYQAGKLVVVGVHEDELKISFHNFERAMGVAVGRNQIAVGGKDWIYFLKSAPELASRVGVQDTHDACFLVRGAHYTGEIAVHELVWGQEQLVVTNTRFSCLCALDNNSSFVPQWRPPFVSALAPEDRCHLNGIALVDGQPRYATVLGQADTAGGWRPGKSTDGCVLEILTGKVVANGFAMPHSPRVSHGRLWVLNSGMGELTTVNLSSGLVESVIELPGYPRGLALAGRFAFVGLSQAREKDTFGNLPICDRNTSPKCGLAIIDLQTATQVGLLEFQSGVDEIFDVQLLPGIQNPYFSGPYAATDGNPPIWKVPAPSR; this is encoded by the coding sequence ATGAATGCTTCGGTGACAAAATTACCCATTCAAGAAGAGGCTGCCTCCAGTGATGCTGCACGGCGAGAGGTTCGCTATGAGTATTCAGATAATCTAGTGCCGATCTTAGGGCAGCTGGGAACGTCGCTGATATTGTCTACCTATCAGGCAGGCAAGCTAGTTGTTGTTGGTGTTCATGAAGATGAGCTAAAAATTTCATTCCATAACTTCGAGCGGGCGATGGGCGTTGCTGTGGGGCGTAACCAAATTGCTGTGGGGGGTAAGGATTGGATTTACTTTCTCAAAAGTGCCCCAGAATTAGCGTCCCGGGTTGGAGTGCAGGACACGCATGATGCCTGTTTTTTGGTTCGTGGTGCCCACTATACGGGTGAAATTGCGGTTCATGAATTGGTGTGGGGGCAAGAGCAATTGGTGGTTACCAATACTCGCTTTTCCTGTTTATGTGCTTTGGATAATAATTCTAGTTTTGTCCCTCAATGGAGACCTCCTTTTGTGAGTGCATTGGCTCCTGAGGACCGCTGCCACCTCAACGGGATTGCCTTAGTCGATGGTCAGCCAAGGTACGCCACTGTTTTGGGCCAGGCTGATACCGCCGGAGGCTGGCGACCGGGTAAGTCAACAGATGGTTGTGTTCTTGAGATTCTTACTGGCAAGGTGGTTGCCAACGGCTTTGCGATGCCACATTCTCCCCGCGTAAGTCACGGGCGTCTTTGGGTGCTCAACTCAGGGATGGGAGAATTGACTACGGTGAATTTGTCTTCAGGGCTGGTGGAGTCAGTGATTGAGCTGCCGGGATATCCCAGAGGGTTGGCGTTAGCTGGGCGATTTGCGTTTGTGGGACTTTCGCAGGCCCGTGAAAAAGATACGTTTGGGAATTTGCCGATTTGCGATCGCAACACCTCCCCAAAATGTGGCCTTGCTATTATCGACCTCCAGACCGCAACACAAGTAGGACTTTTAGAATTCCAGAGCGGCGTAGATGAAATCTTTGACGTACAGCTCCTACCCGGAATCCAGAATCCATACTTCTCAGGTCCCTATGCAGCTACAGACGGCAATCCCCCCATCTGGAAAGTACCGGCTCCCAGTCGATGA
- a CDS encoding sensor histidine kinase, translated as MIRWKLGAKFSLFLVIIFLLGSCLTVFTLSQQLNQQAEDVVKERAELLLTAMQAARNYTQNNIQPILESDTERENDFVQESIPNFAARTIFSDFRDQDSNFQNFSYKEATPNPTNLDDLADSLEVDLFNQLTQLAPESSDEVLSGYRTLEGQKLFYLARPLFMNDVRCLDCHGDPRVAPKSLLKMYGSQNGFGWKLNEVVATQLIYVPADNIFSQGRRNLLSVTKTLAAIFGALFLVINLLLWKTVTQPLEILTKVAKQISSCSLNQQPSHDSQNLEALTMRKDEPGQLARAFQYMVTVLSQREQDLQLAVQERTLSLEEEMHERQTAQEALQTYAHAINHDLRNLAMGISSLVQGLLSYSFTGRYSEGKQNRLEPSVIEIEPEALTMIKKSCDRQLNLMNSLMTAESSNLWQTALKPESVNLRQLAKELQVACDYRLTDSASTLNNQIAADLPNIYADSHQLRRVFENLIDNALKYNPEGITILLHAVVQSDAMIRCTVKDNGVGIDSQRSQMLFGMYARGQGDFQVKGYGLGLYICRKIIEAHGGAIGVEAPVGGGAEFWFTLPCCQ; from the coding sequence ATGATTCGCTGGAAGCTAGGTGCTAAATTCAGTTTGTTTTTGGTCATCATTTTCTTGCTCGGTAGCTGTTTGACCGTTTTCACACTCTCGCAACAGCTCAATCAGCAGGCTGAAGACGTTGTTAAAGAAAGGGCAGAGCTACTGCTAACCGCGATGCAGGCGGCCCGTAACTACACTCAAAACAACATTCAACCGATTCTTGAAAGCGATACAGAAAGAGAGAACGACTTTGTGCAGGAGAGTATCCCCAACTTTGCGGCTCGAACTATTTTCTCTGATTTTCGAGATCAGGACTCTAACTTTCAAAACTTTTCCTATAAAGAAGCAACGCCTAATCCAACTAATTTGGATGACCTTGCTGACTCGCTGGAAGTGGATCTCTTCAACCAATTGACTCAGCTAGCGCCAGAGTCCTCCGACGAAGTTTTATCTGGCTATCGAACACTAGAGGGGCAAAAGCTATTTTACTTGGCGCGGCCTCTGTTCATGAATGATGTTCGTTGCCTAGACTGTCACGGCGATCCTCGCGTAGCACCGAAGTCTTTACTGAAGATGTATGGCAGTCAAAATGGCTTTGGATGGAAGTTAAATGAAGTCGTGGCGACCCAACTTATTTATGTGCCTGCGGACAATATCTTCAGCCAAGGACGCCGGAATTTGTTGTCTGTTACAAAAACGCTAGCGGCCATTTTCGGAGCGCTCTTCTTGGTTATTAATCTGTTGTTATGGAAGACGGTAACGCAGCCTCTTGAGATTTTGACCAAGGTTGCCAAGCAGATTAGCAGTTGCTCTCTCAACCAACAGCCCAGTCACGATTCGCAAAATCTAGAAGCTTTGACGATGCGAAAAGATGAGCCTGGACAACTGGCGCGTGCTTTTCAATATATGGTGACTGTGCTGAGCCAGCGCGAGCAGGATCTCCAGCTGGCTGTTCAAGAACGCACGCTGTCGCTAGAAGAAGAAATGCATGAGCGTCAGACAGCGCAGGAGGCGCTACAAACCTATGCCCATGCTATAAACCATGACCTACGGAATTTGGCTATGGGTATTTCTAGTCTGGTTCAGGGGCTGCTGTCCTACTCGTTTACGGGGCGTTATTCAGAGGGCAAGCAGAATCGACTGGAGCCTTCTGTCATTGAGATAGAGCCGGAGGCATTGACGATGATCAAAAAAAGTTGCGATCGCCAGCTCAATCTGATGAATTCTCTGATGACAGCGGAGTCTTCAAATCTTTGGCAAACGGCCCTAAAACCTGAGTCCGTCAACCTTCGCCAGCTTGCAAAAGAACTGCAGGTCGCTTGTGATTATAGGCTCACAGACTCGGCATCGACTTTAAACAATCAGATTGCAGCTGATTTACCCAACATTTATGCAGACTCTCACCAGTTGAGACGGGTCTTCGAGAACTTAATCGATAATGCACTCAAATATAATCCTGAGGGAATCACGATTTTGCTCCATGCTGTGGTTCAGAGTGATGCGATGATTCGATGCACGGTCAAAGATAACGGCGTTGGCATCGATTCTCAGAGAAGTCAGATGCTCTTCGGAATGTATGCCCGTGGTCAGGGTGATTTTCAGGTCAAGGGATATGGCCTCGGTCTCTATATTTGCCGAAAGATCATAGAGGCCCACGGCGGAGCCATCGGTGTCGAAGCGCCTGTTGGCGGCGGAGCTGAATTTTGGTTCACGCTACCCTGTTGCCAATAA
- a CDS encoding YaiI/YqxD family protein, translating to MKIWVDADACPNAIKEILYRASNRVRVPLILVANHYLRPPASDYISAIQVPKGFDGADKHIVEHLEPGDLVITADIPLAADVIASQAHALNPRGEFYDSNNIRERLALRNFMDELRSGGVDTGGPPALHQRDRQAFANQLDRFLAKQNLS from the coding sequence GTGAAGATCTGGGTCGATGCTGATGCCTGTCCCAATGCCATTAAAGAGATTCTCTACCGCGCCTCGAACCGAGTCCGGGTGCCGCTCATTTTGGTCGCCAATCACTATTTGCGGCCCCCTGCTTCGGATTACATCAGCGCCATCCAGGTTCCAAAAGGCTTTGATGGGGCAGATAAGCATATCGTCGAACACTTAGAACCTGGTGATCTGGTGATTACAGCCGATATTCCGCTTGCGGCTGATGTGATTGCGAGTCAGGCCCATGCTCTCAACCCTAGAGGCGAATTCTACGACTCCAATAATATTCGGGAACGGCTGGCGCTCCGCAACTTTATGGATGAACTCCGCAGTGGGGGCGTTGATACGGGTGGCCCACCGGCCTTGCACCAGCGAGATCGTCAGGCCTTTGCCAATCAGCTTGATCGATTTCTGGCTAAGCAGAATCTCTCATAA